The DNA region GTCCAAGGCATAATATCAGGCGAGTAGCATCGCCGGGACAATTATTTTTTGCGTGGAATTCAGTGACACCGCATCCATCAGGCTCGACACCTCTTGATTCGTTGAGTGTTAGATGGTAAAACTGGAAGAGATCATTACACATTTCCGATTCTAGATTTTGGTCAGATGAACTGTTTGCGACCCTACCGTGAGCAAAGCACATTTTAGTCATTACCGCACCTCTTGAAAAGCAaaatttgtgaaaaaaatagggGAACTAAGCACTAGTAAGCTTGGATTAGTATACTTAACGTCACGTCACGGTTCGATGTGACCTCCCTTACGTAGCATGGAGGAGGACAGACTCTCTCGATGAAATCTTGTTAGGTGGCCGAAGCACCATATACCGTTTGGATATGGTAGAATTTTACGGAGAAACATATACGGACAAAGTTTCCGCTCAAGGAAATATGTCGCAATCATCCCAACCAACCAGCCCGAATCCTTATATCGTGTCTgcgttctttctttctattggATTTGGAGCCGTTGCCTTGCACTGTGAGGATTGGGATGCTGCTGCGGCTGTTACCTTTAGCAAGGCATTAATTTCTGATTTTCTGCAGAACAAACAGTATCTCAGGTGGTCAGGATTCATTCAGGATCCCATGGCTGCTTCTGCCTCGTTTGTCTCCGATCCCAGCCACCGGCACCCGTGCGCGCAATCTCCCCCGATCCAACGGCCCACATTTTGTCTCTATCCCGAAACTagtttgaatccaaacgcgaCCTTACGTCCCAAACGCTGCAAGCGACAAAATCCTTGGTCTGACAAGATTTCGTTTTTATatttggcttgaagaagattCTGTATTTCATGTACATATTTTTACGTATATTATGAATATAACAGCCACATATATCGCGAAAGGGCTCTTTCATAAagtgtatctatatatatatatatatataaagtattTAACGCTGGCCCTGAGCTTAATCTTTTGATTAAGATTTCATTAGAAAAGCAAACCTTTTGAGAAAACACACGTTACTTCGTGCACCCCACAATAATCATTCACCCATACAAAAAATCAGACCGACCCAACCCAAGTCTATCAAATAGTCTATAGATCAATGGCAGCTTCTCAGCTTTTTAAGAGCATCAGGAGATTCCGACTTTTCTTAACGATGATTCGCTCAAGCATAAATGATTAAGAAGGAAATTTCCTGAGTTTTGGCGAGATCAAGCTTGGTGTTCGGagggtcttttttttttatgtatatcATGATAATCATAGGTATAATAGATCtgattaattcaatttgacCCGAATCGActaattaaaagataaaattatttcaatcaaagaatctaattcaaaattttgtaTTAATAAGATAAAAGATCGAACTGCTCGAATCCATTCTTATTTTTGGGATCCAACCCGGAGGACCGCTGTCTTCGGATTAAATGAagtttctctttcttttttatctcaaacagccgagccgagccgagccgagcctaGCCTAGCCTTAAATAACTGTCACGCTTTCCTGTACCATTGTTCGTTGCTTGTTCCTCTCATCTCCCTCTTCCCCTATCTCGTCGCTCTTCCGGCCCCTTTCTCTTGTGCTCTTCCTTCCTCCCCCTCGCgcgctcttcttcttctcccgtCACTGGTTCCGTGCTGACTCTGTTTCCTTATTGCGCTCCAACTGCTCGACGAAATGCCTGAACAATGCTCTCCCTCGCCTCCGCATCCCCCAACCTCACCTTCCCGCCCATCCTCCTAGACTCCGCCCCCAACAAGTCTCCCCCTTTCCTCTTCCTTCCCCGCCGCGGACCCAGGAGGAGGAGACCCCGTTCTCTGTTGGGTGCGGAGGGCATTGAGCGGGCGAGGAATAGGTGCGAGATTTGTCGGGTTCCTGGGCTCGTGAGGAGGTGCAGGAGGGAGCAGGACGGCGAGACGGAGACGGATACTGCCCTGGAGGCTGAGATTATGGAGTTCGTGAAGGACTCCGAGAACCCCAACTTGTTCCCTACCAAGAAGCAGCTTCTCCATGCAGGGAGGGCGGATTTGGTGGAGGCGATTTCGCAGCGGGGTGGGTGGCTTTCTCTGGGCTGGGACTTGGACTCTGAAGAGGGGAGTGGCTACTGCCCTTATGATGTTGATTTCGGGGAGGAATCGGATGGTGGGATCGATAGGGAAGTAGGCAGCAGCCATCAACAGCGTGGAAATTTGGAGCTGGACAGTTCTTCAATTGATTCCTCACATTCAGGAGTTTCACTGTGAGGTTCTTTTGCACCGTACCTTTGAATTCTTTGCATACAAACCTACATACACGATCATGACTCATAAGATATCTGAGGCTTCTTGATGTTTGAGAGTTTTGAGATTGAGAAATGTGACCCTTTTAAGGTTAGTGGTTGGAAATGTTGAACGAATTAACAATACGCTGCGTCAGCTCTTTTCGGGTTGTTTAAGGTTTGTGTAGATTTATAGGCAATTGAAGAGGGGCAGCTTATTAGCATATCTTAATTATTACCTCACACGCTGGAATTTTGATTCATACATTATTCAgcaaatttttctattttttccaTCTGGAAGAGACCTGTTATGTTTTGATCCCCTGTGGATTCTCAAGTTGAATCCATAATTTATGTCTGAGATGTGTCTTCTGATCAGAGAATCTTCAATCGAGAGTAATTCTGGGATAGAGGGTATACTGAGTCGACTGGAGAAGGAGAGGAACATTACGTTTGGTGTTGGTTTGAGAGATAAAGGAGGCAACGACCTTATTTCGATAAATGATGTTAAAGATGGCAGTGATCAGGGAATGCCAACAGATGAGGTGAGTCAATTGTAGTGGTTTGgttgaataagtaaataacCTTGACTTAATCATATCGGTGTTTGTTATTAGTTTTATATGGTGCCTGTCCTTTCAATTGTTCTGTAAGTTAATTCACAAGATTGTCCCTATAAAGTTGGATATTTGAGCACAGGAATTTCAAATcttatattttccattttcttcttgtGATAACTATTGTTTTTTATCGTTCTGGAGAACCTACGTAGATGTGACATTATTTCATGTAAGCACATTTAGGAATGTCACAGAAAATATTTCTTTGCATTGATTACACCGAAGAAGCTGCTCTAATCTAGCGGTAAAAGGCTTCAATTCATAGTCATGGCATTGTAATCAATTTTCATGCTGCTATCAAGTGTGCTTCTTCATTTCATCAAATAATATGCTAAAATAATCTATGCCGTGCCTGTTACCCTGTAAAAGACAGTTGCTGTAAATGAAGGAAGACTCAATCCCACCTCGTTGATCTCCTATGACCGCATAATTAATGGTTCAAGATCAAATATTACTCGAACTGGAACCTTTGTGGATGTTGGTGGCTGCACGATTCAGCCTGCATCATGGAGGACATGGAGCATTCAGAGAGCAGGTTTCTCTGAAAATGATTTCGAAGGTATCCATTCTCCTGTATGAGTTTGGAGTTTGATTTTTCATTCTCTGCATGACTAATGATGTAAGGTCTACCTCAGCAGCCGAGATAGATCCTCTCCGGGATAGAATAGAAGCAGATAAGGACTTTTGGAAGAATGATGTGATTGAAATAAGAGAGGGAGGCAGTGAGCAAGTGGAGATAACTACAGATTCAGGCCCTTCTCATGGTGAGATCAGTCATGATCAAATAAAGAGTCACCTCCAGCACCTAGAAGTGGAGCTTTCCTCTGTTCTTCAGTCACTGAGATCGAAGTCTATGGGAGATGAGGAGAAGGTGAGCAGTCCATAAGAATGTGAATTAGAAATATCACGTTACCAGTAAAGTACGTGCCTTCCCTCAATGTTGGCTAAGTTTATACAGTAGGTTCTTTCTGCTCTTCACTTAGTTTCTCCTTTCAGGAATCTGTGACTGCCTCTGAGGATCTGAGGGAGCTTTCAGATGCTTGGGAGTTTCAGGAGAATGAGGTGATGAATGCCCAGGACAGACTGCGATCTATACGAGCAAGGATAGCTGTTCTAGAAGGAAAGATGGCATTGGCAATAATGTTAGTGCAATATCTTCTTTTATCCACTATTTTCACTGACAGatccaatattataaaggtcCCCCATGGGTTTATTGGTTTAATTAATGGCTGGGTCAGTTGTCTTAGGAGGTTTTCAAAATTGTTAGCGAACGTCACTGTGAGAATATGAATCTAATAAACTTAAATATCAGTGattattgaaatagaaaagacgacTGTAATAAATGCAAGGAAACATGGAATAGTTAAAAGCAACTGTCTGGTTCATTAAGATGCTGACATGTATGGGCTATTTCTTCACAAGAGCCAGTCAGTCGAATCGGTTTTACTTGTCCGAATAGTTTTTCGTGGACTGGCTGACCCCACTCAATAGTTCAGTCCGACGACGGATCTGTCCAGTGTTAATTATAGGCCTATCATTTAATCTGGAAGACTAATTCTATCCCACTTCCCTGAACCACAAGTCATTGTCATCATCTTTGCTTGAACAGTGATGCTCAAAAGACTCTGGAAGAGAAGCAGAAGAGGATCGATGAAACTCGTAGAGCACTGAGGCTCCTCCGTACTGCTTGCGTAGTTTGGCCGAACTCAGCGTCAGAGGTGCTCCTGTCAGGCTCATTTGATGGTTGGACTACCCAGGTTAGATCTGCTTAGCTGAGTGTGAAGATGGTCTTTTTCATCTATCCATAGTACATCTTAAAAGAGAGAATCTTTGTTGTCTCTTGAAGTTTGAAGAGTAAAATAATCCATAAATGTTTTCTGGCATTAGCCAGAAACATACCGATGGCCCATTTGCAATTTTTGGGAAGTGGCATGAAATAACTAGCAGATAATCATTATGTCATGAGAATAGTGTTCTCTTTCCTTCTCGCCAGATATCAAATGAGCTTTAACACAGTTcacttccattcatctcctgcTTAATTTTCCTGGACAAAATGAGACGCTCCGGTATCATTCTTTGCTAATTCTGACTGGGCCATAGTTGTGATGGGGATCTGATACTCACTGCAGGGGTCTGTTTTATACCTGAGGAATATCAATCAAGTACATAAAAGGGCATTAGTTCATTCCACGGAGCATCATTATCTGTTTTAGTCAATGGACGATACTAGTCTTTGGACTAATTATGACTCAAGTCTTAAAACATCATAGCCTTGAAACCtactttttttccttatttactGAAGTGTGTTTCATTGCAGAGAAGGATGGAGAAGTCCAGCACTGGGATTTTCTCCCTCTGCCTTAAACTTTACCCGGGCAGATACGAGGTTGGTGTCTCTCTTTCGCTCTCTTCCTGCACTCTACTGAAACTATGACATGGTTTAGGTTCTTATTACACACTGCCATGAATCACATCTGACGTGCTCCAACTTTTTGTTTGTTTCGATCCCCACAGATGAAGTTCATAGTAGATGGTGTTTGGAGAATCGATCCGCTGCGCCCGATTGTCAACAATAATGGATATGAAAACAATCTGCTCATCATTACATAAATAGTTCGAGCAAAAGATCACTTGTCTGGAAAGTGAAGAATGATCAAGCAGCGCTGATATCTACTCTAGATGGCCTTTGGGGTCCAACAATTCTTTTGACCTTGACACTAGTACTAGAATAATCTGCTCATCATTAACTTTTATTTGTCTTTCGTTGTCGATGTATTCCTAGTAGAAGTGATTTGTTCTGACTGTTGGGAGAGAGACAACTGACCCAAACAGGTCTGTAAATTCTCATGTACTCAATATGCTAGATTGAATCATTTGCTTGAAATTAACATGGAATATCAGAGTTGGACCACTGAAAAACGAAGGTCGCCGATCTCATGGTTAACCGAGCAGGATGTCAATTGTCAAGTGTAATCTACGGGAAGAGGTTTCGGGTCCTTATGGCGTAAGTGAAGCCACTCCCACAGTACACTCTGCATCTTGCTCCACCATTGGATTGTCCCTGATCTAAAAATACATTTTGCGGTAGAATCTGGTCCCTTGTATCGCCCAAGCCAAGCTGACCGTGTTCGCCCCAGCCCCATGTCTTTGTCAGCCCGTCCTCTgtaattttaaatgatttCTTATGTCACAAGACCTAACACACACCAATGGGACAATAACATCAGGTTAAGGATCTTTGCCTGTGACTAAAGCCGAGTGTTCTGCTCCGGCGGAAATATCAACTGCCTTCACTCCATCAAGACCTGGGACTCTTTCCAGAGCAGGCTCTCTTCTATCTGCAACAGCTGAGCAATGAAAAACTTTCAATATTGAGAATCAGTTGAAGTAAATGCATATCAAACAACATCAATCAGCAGCTTCCTCCTTCCACAATTAAGCCAAAGGACAGATAAAGGTATAACAGCTTTCAATTCAGACGGCTCCTCTTATGCCGGAAGATCTTCTAGTTCTCCATTCTCATCAATTTAGAGTCTCGCAAAATTTTCCGGTAAGTCAGTGCATTACCCGGGAAACTGTTTTTGCCAATTTTCTCCGGATCACTTAATATGCCGTGGTGTCGCCCACCAAGCATCGAGACTTCACCAGCATCTGATTGATTCACATGAAAGGACAAAACAATCAATAAAGACATAACAACAATGACAATGATTAAACCAGTACTTCACTATAATATAAACCAGCCACATCGGACCTGTTAATATGAGAGAGTGGTTCCATCCCAAGGCCACTTGCTTTATCACGAGAGATGAATCTAATTGTGCAGGAGAATGATAGTCTGGAGAACCCGGGAAACCTCTCCCCCAATAGTAAAGACTTCCATCAGCTAGCAAAACAAATCAAACTTAGGTCAATAGAATGCTTGACGGAATTTGATCATAAAATAATCAGCTCTAGGGCAAACTGATCAGGATTGAACTACCATATCAAATGAGCAATATTATATGGTGATCTCCTTAATGTATTTTGTAAATGCTGTATTTTTATTGCCACACAAAGCGAGATAGGATTGAAACACACCAGATAATGCTGCACTGTGATCTCCATTGGCACTTATGCTAACAATGTCGATGTTCTTGAAACCATCAATAACCTGTGGAATGTTGACTGACTTCATTCTTACATCATGACTACCAATCTGACCCCGTTTGCAAGATCCGAACCCATAAACCTGACTGTGAATCTCACCTGTTCATCATTTCATGACTGGTAAAACACTCgagaacaaagaaagaaatagtCTTGAGATTTTATAGCTCCGTAAGATACAAATGCCTCGTATCACTCCTAGCTCACTTCTCACTTCCCAAAAGTTTTAACTTCGTACATTAAGTACCTTTTAATAGGACAAGTGAATGGCGCATGCCACAAGCTACTTGTCCAACATTCTTCGAGGCAAAGTACAAAACTTCAACAGGACAGCAGTGCGAGCTGAAGTCCCCGTGCCCTAGCTGGCCGAAGGATCCATCTCCACAGGTGAAAAGACGCCCGGTATCTATGAATGAATCATCAGTAAAAA from Punica granatum isolate Tunisia-2019 chromosome 3, ASM765513v2, whole genome shotgun sequence includes:
- the LOC116199842 gene encoding protein PTST homolog 2, chloroplastic isoform X2, translated to MLSLASASPNLTFPPILLDSAPNKSPPFLFLPRRGPRRRRPRSLLGAEGIERARNRCEICRVPGLVRRCRREQDGETETDTALEAEIMEFVKDSENPNLFPTKKQLLHAGRADLVEAISQRGGWLSLGWDLDSEEGSGYCPYDVDFGEESDGGIDREVGSSHQQRGNLELDSSSIDSSHSGVSLESSIESNSGIEGILSRLEKERNITFGVGLRDKGGNDLISINDVKDGSDQGMPTDETVAVNEGRLNPTSLISYDRIINGSRSNITRTGTFVDVGGCTIQPASWRTWSIQRAGFSENDFEAEIDPLRDRIEADKDFWKNDVIEIREGGSEQVEITTDSGPSHGEISHDQIKSHLQHLEVELSSVLQSLRSKSMGDEEKESVTASEDLRELSDAWEFQENEVMNAQDRLRSIRARIAVLEGKMALAIIDAQKTLEEKQKRIDETRRALRLLRTACVVWPNSASEVLLSGSFDGWTTQRRMEKSSTGIFSLCLKLYPGRYEMKFIVDGVWRIDPLRPIVNNNGYENNLLIIT
- the LOC116199842 gene encoding protein PTST homolog 2, chloroplastic isoform X1, producing the protein MLSLASASPNLTFPPILLDSAPNKSPPFLFLPRRGPRRRRPRSLLGAEGIERARNRCEICRVPGLVRRCRREQDGETETDTALEAEIMEFVKDSENPNLFPTKKQLLHAGRADLVEAISQRGGWLSLGWDLDSEEGSGYCPYDVDFGEESDGGIDREVGSSHQQRGNLELDSSSIDSSHSGVSLESSIESNSGIEGILSRLEKERNITFGVGLRDKGGNDLISINDVKDGSDQGMPTDETVAVNEGRLNPTSLISYDRIINGSRSNITRTGTFVDVGGCTIQPASWRTWSIQRAGFSENDFEAAEIDPLRDRIEADKDFWKNDVIEIREGGSEQVEITTDSGPSHGEISHDQIKSHLQHLEVELSSVLQSLRSKSMGDEEKESVTASEDLRELSDAWEFQENEVMNAQDRLRSIRARIAVLEGKMALAIIDAQKTLEEKQKRIDETRRALRLLRTACVVWPNSASEVLLSGSFDGWTTQRRMEKSSTGIFSLCLKLYPGRYEMKFIVDGVWRIDPLRPIVNNNGYENNLLIIT
- the LOC116199870 gene encoding ultraviolet-B receptor UVR8; this encodes MEVNEDVPEAHQEGDEEEEQQQQVWSWGAGTDGQLGTGRLQDELLPQPLSLPAVSLLSCGGAHVVALSSGGRVLTWGRGSSGQLGHGEVVNHCLKPKPVTFPVSFPITHVSAGWSHSGFVSDTGRLFTCGDGSFGQLGHGDFSSHCCPVEVLYFASKNVGQVACGMRHSLVLLKGEIHSQVYGFGSCKRGQIGSHDVRMKSVNIPQVIDGFKNIDIVSISANGDHSAALSADGSLYYWGRGFPGSPDYHSPAQLDSSLVIKQVALGWNHSLILTDAGEVSMLGGRHHGILSDPEKIGKNSFPAVADRREPALERVPGLDGVKAVDISAGAEHSALVTEDGLTKTWGWGEHGQLGLGDTRDQILPQNVFLDQGQSNGGARCRVYCGSGFTYAIRTRNLFP